A portion of the Nitrospira sp. genome contains these proteins:
- a CDS encoding flagellar brake protein — protein sequence MNELVEPTPSPASFLSVGLPIKLSLTLEGQKVMYGSTLLGWKDHAWLVCEWPLPLSHDQRVESGRPCTVSYLHEGKLVGYRSEIRDLIASPVPLLFVAYPKTVEEMHLRKHIRTSANEPILLMQADATNLSASVLPTNGCFGGLLKDLSGGGCRVLLDQRPVWLRQGATVRLEFELPGIGHITNLTGFVKNTDVWQGSEMIGIEFRFNELEYIEYRGWGGSVRQAIEQSVCQRTSTAVRSF from the coding sequence ATGAACGAATTAGTCGAGCCGACTCCCTCACCAGCATCGTTCTTATCAGTGGGATTGCCTATCAAACTGTCACTGACGCTTGAAGGGCAGAAGGTAATGTACGGCTCAACGCTGTTGGGGTGGAAGGACCACGCGTGGCTTGTCTGTGAATGGCCGTTGCCGTTGAGTCATGATCAACGCGTCGAGAGTGGACGCCCGTGCACCGTGAGTTATCTTCACGAGGGCAAACTGGTCGGGTACCGCAGTGAAATTCGCGATCTGATTGCGTCACCGGTGCCGCTCCTCTTCGTGGCCTATCCGAAGACCGTGGAGGAAATGCACCTGCGCAAACATATTCGGACGTCTGCGAACGAACCAATTCTGTTAATGCAAGCGGACGCCACGAACCTATCGGCCTCCGTATTACCCACGAACGGTTGTTTTGGTGGTTTACTGAAGGATCTCAGCGGAGGAGGATGTCGTGTGTTGCTGGATCAACGACCGGTGTGGTTGCGACAGGGAGCGACTGTTCGTCTGGAGTTCGAGTTGCCGGGGATTGGACATATCACAAACTTGACGGGCTTCGTGAAAAACACCGATGTGTGGCAGGGCAGTGAAATGATCGGCATCGAATTCCGATTCAATGAACTGGAATATATCGAATACCGAGGGTGGGGTGGTTCAGTTCGTCAGGCGATCGAGCAGTCTGTCTGCCAGAGAACCAGCACGGCAGTTCGCTCTTTCTAG